The Anabrus simplex isolate iqAnaSimp1 chromosome 1, ASM4041472v1, whole genome shotgun sequence genome window below encodes:
- the LOC136877999 gene encoding cuticle protein 21.3-like codes for MAFKLFVLAAALAVAHAGGPAAYSINTATADFGSLGSTQESTLKGIGGNNVITQYSKAVDSPYSSVRISNSRVSNDAFAYGAGYGYAAPAPAGLTYGAAGQSFGTSLHGHAAYGATRLAAPAIAAAPALAYGGYARAAYAAPALAYGGYARAAYAAPAIAAAPALAYGHGLARAAIAAPAVAYSAAPAVAHVSYAGLGAHYAF; via the exons ATGGCATTCAAG CTTTTCGTCCTCGCCGCTGCCCTGGCCGTGGCTCACGCCGGAGGCCCCGCCGCCTACAGCATCAACACCGCCACCGCCGACTTCGGCTCCCTTGGATCCACCCAGGAGAGCACTCTTAAGGGAATTGGCGGCAACAACGTCATCACCCAGTACTCCAAGGCTGTAGACAGCCCCTACTCCAGCGTGCGCATCAGCAACAGCCGTGTGAGCAACGACGCTTTCGCTTACGGCGCTGGTTACGGCTATGCCGCTCCCGCTC CCGCTGGTCTCACCTACGGCGCTGCTGGCCAGTCCTTCGGCACCTCTCTCCACGGACACGCTGCCTACGGCGCTACCAGGCTTGCCGCCCCCGCCATCGCCGCTGCTCCCGCCCTCGCCTACGGAGGTTATGCCCGTGCCGCTTACGCCGCTCCCGCCCTCGCCTACGGAGGTTATGCCCGTGCCGCTTACGCCGCTCCCGCCATCGCTGCCGCTCCCGCCCTTGCCTACGGACACGGTCTTGCCCGTGCTGCCATCGCCGCCCCCGCTGTGGCCTACTCCGCCGCTCCCGCCGTCGCTCATGTGTCTTACGCTGGTCTTGGCGCCCACTACGCTTTCTAA